A DNA window from Laribacter hongkongensis DSM 14985 contains the following coding sequences:
- a CDS encoding chaperone NapD: MNISGVVVRCRPDQSCHVQTALAAMEGVEVHAASEDGHLVVTIDREGSRDAADTYVALHDIDSVLSVSLVYAYDDAGDDIPGLFNKETQS, encoded by the coding sequence ATGAATATTTCCGGCGTGGTCGTGCGTTGCCGCCCCGACCAGTCCTGCCATGTCCAGACCGCCCTCGCAGCCATGGAAGGCGTCGAAGTCCATGCCGCCAGCGAAGACGGCCACCTGGTCGTCACCATCGACCGCGAAGGCTCGCGCGATGCTGCCGACACCTACGTTGCGCTGCACGACATCGACAGCGTGCTGTCGGTGTCGCTGGTGTACGCCTACGACGATGCCGGCGACGACATCCCGGGCCTTTTCAATAAGGAAACGCAATCATGA
- the napF gene encoding ferredoxin-type protein NapF, translated as MLSRADLLRGRFGRHHRPQIRPPGAIDETGFLASCTRCEDCRNACPQQVIVAGNGGYPTLDTRQAGCTFCGACQRACTTAALGIAPEARLAWRPVFAGNCLALNQVVCRSCSDSCDTAAISFALQTGGRSQPVLDGPSCTGCGHCVSACPVQALSMQSPSPDEESPA; from the coding sequence ATGCTCTCGCGCGCTGACCTTTTGCGCGGCCGGTTCGGCCGCCATCACCGTCCGCAGATCCGCCCGCCCGGCGCCATCGACGAGACCGGATTCCTCGCCAGCTGCACCCGCTGCGAGGACTGCCGCAATGCATGTCCGCAACAGGTGATCGTTGCCGGCAACGGCGGCTATCCGACGCTGGACACGCGGCAGGCCGGCTGTACCTTCTGCGGCGCCTGCCAGCGGGCCTGCACCACTGCCGCCCTGGGCATCGCCCCGGAGGCACGGCTTGCCTGGCGTCCGGTCTTTGCCGGCAACTGCCTCGCGCTGAACCAGGTGGTGTGCCGCAGTTGCAGCGACAGCTGCGACACCGCCGCCATCTCCTTTGCCCTGCAAACCGGCGGCCGCAGCCAGCCCGTACTGGACGGGCCGTCATGCACCGGCTGCGGTCACTGCGTCAGCGCCTGTCCGGTGCAGGCCCTGTCCATGCAATCCCCCAGTCCCGACGAGGAGTCCCCCGCATGA
- a CDS encoding type IV pili methyl-accepting chemotaxis transducer N-terminal domain-containing protein produces the protein MKHIIFPDAMPWQRSLATKLMLLSLLWLMLAMVSIGFTLHLSWKLEGGAAAINDAGSLRKRTYHLAYLIASHAPAARIEHERQDFRVTLNNLRQGDPARPLFLPDNPEVHRMAALIDARWQNEVHPYVQRALRGEIQLTAVDFEDVVNDINLLVHLIELDNARNTTLLRFFQTSLIAMALIGCVTMLYLLYLLVIQPVRQLGAGMRKLHDGDLGARVKVASRDEFGVLSEGFNEMARRLQDLYSNLEDKVREKTLSVEEKNRQLTALYQVTSFLHRPQTQTLDEMGEGFLQRVMALVGADAASLKFVDAQRGKLDQIVSVGLPDSLNVHETCVSVEQCPCGAALKQALPVAVQLNEVCAGDWPCRNTGFASLAVFHVRYHGQNVALLTLLFRTPRSVAEPDANLIETLASHLGTAIESRRLAERERQLAVAEERNLMAQGLHDSIAQSLSFLNLQVQMLESALEAGESEAAQENLAFIREGVAECYEDVRELLLNFRTRISKEEFPDAVRTLLARFEQQARVLTHLQLEGEGLPLNPEQQLQVIFILQEALSNIRKHAAAGKVEVNIRNGQDFEMDIVDDGYGFDQSALAARQARHVGLSIMRERATRIAATVDIMSRPGEGTRVSLVLPHKERALA, from the coding sequence ATGAAGCACATCATTTTTCCCGACGCCATGCCGTGGCAGCGCAGCCTGGCGACCAAGCTGATGCTGCTGTCGCTCTTGTGGCTGATGCTGGCAATGGTGTCGATCGGCTTCACCCTGCACCTGTCGTGGAAACTGGAGGGCGGTGCGGCGGCCATCAATGATGCCGGCAGCCTGCGCAAGCGCACCTACCATCTGGCCTACCTGATCGCCAGTCATGCACCGGCGGCACGGATCGAGCACGAGCGGCAGGATTTCCGCGTCACCCTCAACAACCTGCGCCAGGGTGATCCGGCCCGGCCGCTGTTCCTGCCCGACAATCCGGAAGTCCACCGGATGGCTGCCCTGATCGACGCACGCTGGCAGAACGAGGTGCATCCCTATGTCCAGCGTGCCTTGCGTGGCGAGATTCAGCTGACGGCGGTGGATTTCGAGGACGTGGTCAACGACATCAACCTGCTGGTACACCTGATCGAACTGGACAACGCCCGCAATACCACGCTGCTGCGCTTTTTCCAGACTTCGCTGATTGCCATGGCGCTGATCGGCTGCGTCACCATGCTGTACCTTTTGTACCTGCTGGTGATCCAGCCGGTCCGCCAGCTGGGGGCCGGCATGCGCAAGCTGCACGACGGCGACCTGGGGGCGCGGGTGAAAGTGGCGAGCCGGGACGAGTTCGGTGTCCTGAGCGAGGGTTTCAACGAGATGGCGCGCCGTTTGCAGGACCTGTACTCCAACCTGGAGGACAAGGTGCGCGAGAAAACCCTGTCGGTCGAGGAAAAGAACCGGCAGCTGACCGCGCTCTACCAGGTTACCAGTTTCCTGCATCGTCCGCAGACCCAGACACTCGACGAAATGGGCGAGGGTTTCCTGCAGCGGGTGATGGCGCTGGTCGGCGCTGATGCAGCCAGCCTGAAGTTTGTCGATGCCCAGCGCGGCAAGCTGGACCAGATCGTGTCGGTGGGATTGCCGGACAGCCTGAATGTGCATGAAACCTGTGTGTCGGTGGAGCAGTGTCCGTGCGGCGCCGCGTTGAAGCAGGCCTTGCCGGTGGCCGTGCAACTGAACGAAGTGTGTGCGGGCGACTGGCCGTGCCGGAACACGGGTTTTGCCAGCCTGGCGGTGTTCCATGTGCGTTATCACGGCCAGAACGTGGCGCTGCTGACGCTGCTGTTCCGGACGCCGCGCTCGGTGGCCGAGCCGGATGCCAACCTGATCGAAACACTGGCCAGCCATCTGGGAACGGCGATTGAAAGCCGGCGGCTGGCCGAGCGCGAACGGCAGCTGGCCGTGGCCGAGGAGCGCAACCTGATGGCGCAGGGCCTGCACGACAGCATTGCGCAGTCCCTGTCGTTCCTGAACCTGCAGGTGCAGATGCTGGAGTCGGCCCTGGAGGCCGGTGAATCCGAAGCGGCACAGGAAAACCTCGCCTTCATCCGTGAAGGCGTGGCCGAGTGCTATGAGGATGTGCGCGAGCTGCTGCTGAATTTCCGCACGCGCATCAGCAAGGAAGAGTTTCCGGACGCCGTGCGGACGTTGCTGGCCCGCTTTGAGCAGCAGGCCCGCGTGCTGACCCATTTGCAGCTGGAGGGCGAGGGACTGCCGCTCAATCCCGAACAGCAGTTGCAGGTGATCTTCATCCTGCAGGAGGCCTTGTCGAACATCCGCAAGCATGCTGCCGCCGGCAAGGTGGAAGTGAATATCCGCAATGGCCAGGATTTCGAGATGGACATCGTGGATGACGGCTACGGCTTTGACCAGTCGGCCCTGGCGGCCCGCCAGGCCCGCCATGTCGGGTTGTCGATCATGCGGGAACGGGCCACCCGCATTGCCGCCACGGTTGATATCATGTCGCGGCCCGGTGAAGGTACCCGGGTCAGTCTGGTCCTGCCGCACAAGGAGCGTGCCCTCGCATGA
- a CDS encoding response regulator, whose protein sequence is MSQPLKIVLIDDHTLFRSGLKALLQRQSDFAVVGEAADGLEGVKLIELVAPDVVLLDLDMPHMNGREALAQIVAVHPELAVLMLTVSEDGEDLAECMRLGARGYLLKNINAEFLLSSIRRAVTGDSVLSPEMTAKLVARLRDPRPAASRPDVDSLTPRERETLRHLARGASNKEIARSLDLAESTVKVHVQNILRKLNLSSRVQAAVFAVENELDREC, encoded by the coding sequence ATGAGTCAACCCCTGAAGATTGTTTTGATCGACGACCACACGCTGTTCCGCAGCGGGCTGAAAGCGCTGCTGCAACGGCAGAGCGACTTTGCCGTGGTCGGTGAAGCGGCCGACGGGCTGGAGGGTGTCAAGCTGATCGAGCTGGTGGCGCCGGACGTGGTGCTGCTGGACCTCGACATGCCGCACATGAACGGCCGCGAGGCGCTGGCGCAGATCGTGGCCGTGCATCCCGAACTGGCGGTGCTGATGCTGACCGTGTCGGAGGACGGAGAGGATCTGGCCGAATGCATGCGTCTCGGAGCGCGGGGCTACCTGCTCAAGAACATCAACGCCGAATTCCTGCTCAGCAGCATCCGCCGGGCGGTCACGGGGGACAGCGTGCTGTCGCCGGAAATGACCGCCAAGCTGGTGGCGCGCCTGCGCGACCCGCGGCCGGCGGCAAGCCGCCCTGATGTCGACAGCCTGACGCCGCGCGAGCGCGAAACCCTGCGTCATCTGGCGCGCGGGGCCAGCAACAAGGAAATCGCCCGGTCGCTGGATCTGGCCGAAAGCACGGTCAAGGTGCATGTGCAGAACATCCTGCGCAAGCTCAACCTCTCCAGCCGGGTGCAGGCAGCCGTGTTTGCCGTGGAAAACGAACTGGACCGCGAATGCTGA
- the rpsB gene encoding 30S ribosomal protein S2, translated as MSTQVTMRQMLEAGVHFGHQTRFWNPKMNQYIFGARNKIHIINLEKTLPMFIEAQNYVRRLAANKGQILFVGTKRQAREIIREEASRAGMPFVDYRWLGGMLTNYKTVKQSIKRLEDKMALLGNADQTGYNKKELLDLQREVEKLERSLGGIKDMKGLPDAIFIIDTGYQKGTLTEAKKLGIPVIGVVDTNNNPDGIDYVVPGNDDSARAIRLYARGMADAVLEGRAQSLQEVVAAASEAQAAE; from the coding sequence ATGTCGACCCAAGTCACCATGCGCCAGATGCTCGAAGCCGGCGTTCACTTCGGCCACCAAACCCGTTTCTGGAACCCGAAGATGAACCAGTACATCTTCGGTGCCCGCAACAAGATCCACATCATCAACCTGGAAAAGACCCTGCCGATGTTCATCGAGGCACAGAACTATGTTCGCCGCCTCGCTGCCAACAAGGGGCAGATCCTGTTCGTCGGCACCAAGCGCCAGGCCCGTGAAATCATCCGCGAAGAAGCATCGCGCGCCGGCATGCCGTTTGTTGACTACCGCTGGCTCGGCGGCATGCTGACCAACTACAAGACCGTCAAGCAGTCGATCAAGCGTCTTGAAGACAAGATGGCCCTGCTGGGCAATGCTGACCAGACCGGTTACAACAAGAAAGAACTCCTCGACCTGCAACGCGAAGTCGAGAAGCTCGAGCGCAGCCTCGGCGGCATCAAGGACATGAAGGGTCTGCCGGACGCCATCTTCATCATCGATACCGGCTACCAGAAGGGCACCCTGACCGAAGCCAAGAAGCTGGGCATTCCGGTCATCGGCGTGGTTGACACCAACAACAACCCGGACGGCATCGACTACGTTGTGCCGGGTAACGATGACTCCGCCCGCGCCATCCGCCTGTATGCCCGTGGCATGGCTGACGCCGTCCTCGAAGGCCGCGCCCAGTCGCTGCAAGAAGTGGTTGCCGCTGCTTCCGAAGCCCAGGCTGCCGAGTAA
- the tsf gene encoding translation elongation factor Ts: protein MAEITAKMVADLRAATGLGMMECKKALVESEGDMAKAEEILRIKSGAKAGKLAGRVAAEGAVAVFSSADGKKGALVEVNCETDFVAKDAGFLAFAKLVAEAAANSDAADVEALSAVATAEGTVEEVRKKLIAKLGENISVRRFQRFVTAGQLAAYLHGTKIGVLVDLNGAEALGRDIAMHIAASKPVCVSKEQVPAELLETERRVYTEQAAQSGKPADIVAKMVEGRINKYLAEVTLLGQPFVKNPDQTVEKLLAENKASVNGFAMFVVGEGIEKKKEDYAAEVAAAAAAAKG from the coding sequence ATGGCTGAAATCACCGCAAAAATGGTTGCCGACCTGCGTGCCGCCACCGGTCTGGGCATGATGGAGTGCAAGAAGGCACTGGTCGAGTCCGAAGGCGACATGGCCAAGGCTGAAGAAATCCTGCGCATCAAGTCCGGCGCCAAGGCCGGCAAGCTGGCTGGCCGCGTGGCCGCCGAAGGTGCCGTAGCCGTGTTCAGCAGCGCTGACGGCAAGAAGGGTGCCTTGGTTGAAGTCAACTGCGAAACCGACTTCGTGGCCAAGGATGCCGGTTTCCTCGCCTTCGCCAAGCTGGTAGCCGAAGCTGCCGCCAACAGCGATGCTGCTGATGTCGAAGCCCTGTCGGCTGTTGCCACTGCCGAAGGTACCGTGGAAGAAGTCCGCAAGAAGCTGATCGCCAAGCTGGGTGAAAACATCAGCGTGCGCCGCTTCCAGCGTTTCGTGACTGCCGGCCAGCTGGCTGCCTACCTGCACGGCACCAAGATCGGCGTGCTGGTTGACCTGAACGGCGCTGAAGCTCTGGGTCGCGACATCGCCATGCACATCGCCGCTTCCAAGCCGGTCTGCGTGAGCAAGGAACAGGTTCCGGCAGAACTGCTGGAAACCGAACGCCGCGTGTACACCGAACAGGCTGCCCAGAGCGGCAAGCCGGCCGACATCGTCGCCAAGATGGTCGAAGGCCGTATCAACAAGTACCTGGCCGAAGTAACGCTGCTGGGCCAGCCGTTCGTCAAGAACCCGGACCAGACCGTTGAAAAGCTGCTGGCCGAGAACAAGGCTTCGGTGAATGGCTTTGCCATGTTCGTGGTCGGCGAAGGCATCGAAAAGAAGAAGGAAGATTACGCTGCCGAAGTGGCTGCTGCCGCAGCTGCCGCCAAGGGCTGA
- the pyrH gene encoding UMP kinase, giving the protein MSQTAYKRILLKLSGEALMGDDPYGINHAVIQEIVSQIKEVSELGVEIGVVIGGGNIFRGVSTAAAGMDRATADYMGMMATVMNALALKDAMTKAGMTARVQSALTMQQIAEPYIRGKAMQYLQEGKVVIFAAGTGNPFFTTDTAAALRGMEMNVDVMLKATKVDGVYTDDPKKNPDAERYTSLTFDEAIVKNLKVMDSTALALCRDQKLNIKVFSIFKQGALKRVVLGEDEGTLVHF; this is encoded by the coding sequence ATGAGTCAGACCGCCTATAAACGCATTCTTCTCAAACTGTCCGGTGAGGCCCTGATGGGTGACGATCCGTACGGCATCAACCATGCGGTGATTCAGGAAATCGTCAGCCAGATCAAGGAAGTGTCCGAGCTGGGAGTCGAGATCGGCGTCGTGATCGGCGGCGGCAACATTTTCCGTGGTGTGTCGACGGCAGCTGCCGGTATGGACCGTGCTACGGCCGACTACATGGGCATGATGGCCACGGTGATGAACGCCTTGGCGCTGAAGGATGCCATGACCAAGGCCGGGATGACCGCCCGTGTGCAGTCGGCGCTGACCATGCAGCAGATTGCCGAGCCGTACATCCGCGGCAAGGCCATGCAGTACCTGCAGGAAGGCAAGGTGGTGATCTTTGCCGCAGGGACCGGTAACCCGTTCTTTACCACCGATACGGCAGCAGCCCTGCGCGGCATGGAAATGAACGTGGACGTGATGCTGAAGGCGACCAAGGTTGACGGCGTCTACACCGATGATCCCAAGAAAAACCCGGATGCCGAGCGCTATACCTCGCTGACGTTCGACGAAGCCATCGTCAAGAACCTGAAGGTGATGGACTCGACCGCACTGGCGTTGTGCCGTGACCAGAAGCTCAACATCAAGGTGTTCAGCATCTTCAAGCAGGGTGCGCTCAAGCGGGTGGTGCTTGGCGAAGACGAAGGCACGCTGGTACACTTCTGA
- the frr gene encoding ribosome recycling factor, which produces MINDIKKTAESKMQKTIEAFKHTLAKVRTGRAHAGLLDHITVDYYGSDTPINQIANVTLIDARTIGVQVWEKNMAAKVEKAIRDSDLGLNPMSMGEVIRVPMPALTEERRRDLTKVVKGEAEDARVAVRNVRRDANNDLKTLLKDKDITEDEERRAQDDIQKLTDKYVAEVDKLFAEKEKELMAI; this is translated from the coding sequence ATGATCAACGACATCAAGAAAACCGCCGAATCCAAGATGCAGAAAACCATCGAGGCATTCAAGCACACGCTGGCCAAGGTGCGCACCGGGCGCGCCCATGCGGGCCTCTTGGATCACATCACGGTCGACTATTACGGCAGCGATACCCCGATCAACCAGATCGCCAACGTTACCCTGATCGACGCCCGTACCATCGGCGTGCAGGTCTGGGAAAAGAACATGGCAGCCAAAGTGGAAAAGGCCATACGGGATTCCGATCTGGGCCTGAACCCGATGTCCATGGGCGAAGTGATCCGCGTGCCGATGCCGGCCCTGACCGAAGAGCGCCGTCGCGACCTGACCAAGGTCGTGAAGGGCGAGGCCGAGGATGCCCGCGTCGCCGTGCGCAACGTGCGCCGCGACGCCAACAACGACCTCAAGACCTTGCTGAAAGACAAAGACATCACCGAGGACGAAGAACGTCGCGCCCAGGACGACATCCAGAAGCTGACCGACAAGTACGTGGCCGAAGTGGACAAGCTCTTCGCCGAAAAAGAAAAAGAGCTGATGGCGATCTGA
- the uppS gene encoding polyprenyl diphosphate synthase, translated as MSSSTLAIPAVGDVPRHIAIIMDGNGRWAKKRFLPRVAGHKRGLETVRETVRTCTELGVEYLTLFAFSSENWRRPDEEVSFLMGLFMQALEREVGRLHGRNIRLKIVGHLARFSGELQDRIEAAQLKTAGNTGLTLTICADYGGRWDILQAIEQWRQAGGAASPEPVTEADLAPYLSLAYAPEPDLFIRTGGEQRVSNFLLWQLAYTELYFTDALWPDFDRTAFMTAIDSYHRRERRFGRTSEQLPPAQQRT; from the coding sequence GTGTCCAGTTCCACCCTCGCAATTCCGGCTGTCGGCGATGTGCCGCGTCACATCGCCATCATCATGGACGGCAATGGCCGCTGGGCCAAAAAGCGTTTCCTGCCGCGTGTGGCAGGGCACAAGCGCGGTCTGGAAACCGTGCGTGAAACCGTGCGTACCTGTACGGAACTGGGGGTGGAGTACCTGACGCTGTTTGCCTTTTCCAGCGAAAACTGGCGGCGCCCGGATGAAGAGGTTTCGTTCCTGATGGGGCTGTTCATGCAGGCGCTGGAGCGTGAGGTGGGCCGGCTGCACGGCCGCAATATCCGGCTGAAGATCGTCGGCCATCTGGCGCGCTTCTCCGGCGAACTACAGGACCGCATTGAAGCTGCGCAGCTCAAGACCGCCGGCAATACCGGCCTTACCCTGACGATCTGTGCCGACTACGGTGGCCGCTGGGACATCCTGCAGGCCATTGAGCAGTGGCGGCAGGCGGGCGGGGCAGCGTCACCGGAGCCGGTGACCGAAGCCGACCTTGCTCCGTACCTGTCTCTGGCATATGCGCCGGAGCCGGATCTTTTCATCCGTACCGGTGGCGAGCAGCGGGTCAGCAATTTCCTGCTGTGGCAGCTGGCGTACACCGAGCTGTATTTTACCGATGCCCTGTGGCCGGACTTTGACCGTACTGCTTTCATGACGGCCATTGACTCCTATCATCGCCGCGAGCGCCGTTTCGGGCGCACCAGCGAGCAACTACCTCCTGCGCAACAGCGCACCTGA